DNA sequence from the Epinephelus moara isolate mb chromosome 3, YSFRI_EMoa_1.0, whole genome shotgun sequence genome:
AGTGCGCTAATATGGACCCTAATGTCCCGGTTGAGTGTCCTGGTTATGTGTTGCACATGTACACACCACATCTTGATTTCAACCTTGAAAGACTGTAACAATGCTTTCCCTTATTGATTAATTTGcttattattttctccattaaccCACTGAGTGTTTTGTCTATGAAATGTCAAAcaattgtaaaaaataaaaaaaaataaaaaaatgcacaaagcAGCCCATCCAGATGCAttcatatttgttgttttattcatccaacaatcaaaaaccaaaaaaacattcagtttgTTATCATATATCACAAAAAAGACTGAAATCCTCAGAACTGAGAAGCTGGAACTAGacaatatttggcatttttgcttgaaaactATTAActgatcaaaatagttgccgattaattttctgttgattgactaGTCAGTTAATCGATGAATCACTGTAACTCTGATCAAAATCAAGATCAAACTCAAAACAAGGATACTTAGGTatataaaaagtaaacaaatgactcTATAAGAGCTGCAACTTGGAGcacattttgaaatttgtgCAATTTCCAAATTTTTGAGACAACTGTAAACAAATATAATGCATCTTTGTCCCAAATAATAGTAATGTTGAGGAGCGGACTGTCAAAACAATTCATGGCAAACTAAAATTATTTCATAACTATATCAAAATTTCATTTGGTTAGGGGATCATTATTACAGTTTTACTACTGTAGTAAAATATATAATGTAATCATATGATAGCAAATTACAGTAAATGACAAGATACCACATGATAACAATTTCTTAAAGTAAAATTATAGTGCCCATAAGTAAGAGGCCAGTGctgaaaatatacagtataaaaaacaaaacacttgttaATGTGTCATTAAAGCATCGAAAAGGACTTCACCATTTTTTGGTTGTGTTGCTAATCATACTTCTTTTGTAAAGCTTCTTGATTGAGTTCAGCACTTCTTCTGACTTAAAGGAGTATATTATAGGATTAAGCAAAGCCGGTATGGTGTGTGTCAGAGTGGAGTTTATGATCCTGGTATTAGGATGGATGTAGGAGGCTACTGACGCTATGTTGGTGCTTATCAATGGTACATAAAAAATAGCAACAAGAATCAGGTGAGAAATACAAGTTTTAAATGCTTTGAGTCGTTCCTCTCCTGATGCAATCCTGATCAGTGCTATGGAGATGCAAACATATGTCAATGCTATCAAAACAAGTGGAATACAGAGGGCTACTATGAAAGCAACATATGCCATGATGTTATTTATAGAAGTGTCATTACAGGCCAGACGGTATACTGGGTTATGATCACAGAAAAAGCTCTTTACCACTAAAGATCTACAGAAGGAGAGACGATTAATAAGCGCAACAATAAATCCTATTAGGCTCGATAAACACACCCACGCAAACAGCAGCATTGCAGCAATAGCCGGTTTAGTCACAATACTATGGTACCTTAAAGGGAAACAAATTGCTATGAATCTGTCATATGCCATTGTGACAAGTGTCCACGACTGCATACTTccaaagaataaaacaaagaacATATAACTTAAGCAAGCCTCATAGACAATGTATCTCCTGTCAAACAAAAACGTGTCTAAGAGTTTTGGGATGAGAGCAGTGCTCCCACACAAATCTGTCAAAGCCAGGTTAAACACAATCATGTATTTAGGAGTATGAAGAGTCTTCACCAGGTAGATAACTGAGAGGAGGAGGCTATTCCCAAGAACAGTCATtatataaacaaaacacaagaatACATAGAAATACTTCACATGAGGGACGTTAGAAAACCCACTGAGATAGAATTTTGCAGGACGAACAAATGTGGCATTAGATATGGTGGCAGCTTTCTCTGCTGGGGTCATTTTGAGTATCTGTTTCCCTAGATGTGCAGAGAGAAAATAACAGTATATATAAAGACTGATGACACAGTTGTTTGGTaggcattttttaaatcaacctCACCTCAGACATCAAGTGTGCAGTGCTGTAGGCCGACTGTAAGCTGTACTGTGAGAGACCTGACATTTGTAACTTTTATTACAAGAGAGTAGAAATGCACTTGGCTGCATCACATGGTCATTCGGTGTGTAACTGTCTGGAGGTCATTGGTGTGCTGATGCAATCATCTGTTGTCACCAGGATACTGAATTTTCAGTTTATGGCACAATTTAAAACAGAACAATATTACAGCGAACAGCAGAAATTATAAAGCATAATCAATGATTTACTacaaaaaaaggataaaaaaataaatagaccTTTAAGTTTGTGGTAAAATGCTATAGTATTTAGGTCCCTTTATTTAAGTCCCTTTTTAGCACCTTCAAACCAGAAAGCTTAAAGCAGGGATTTAAAATCTTAAAGATTATATCCATCATCACTGCTTGACCAGAGTAGTTAAGGCCTTAAAGGTtctgacattcagagcattactGTACCACTAAAGCAccatttgctatgtaaagatatagtggagtaatagCATCCTGAGCAAAAAACATAGTCatgctccctgtgtgtgtgttgtagtgcGAGCTTTTCTGTGGTATGTAGTGGTAAGCTGGTCcgttgtgtgcatgtgtatctcacactggctagctcatcccCACCActttgcactgcgctcatatggCGGTTACCGCTAATATATGGACAGCATCGTCATAGTGCCCAGACTCCAGTTTCCCCCCATAAAACCGTTACCTCTGTTGCACTGTtgtgtagtgctatttatggAGTTAACACCGTTAGCTGCAAGacactggctcagccacctccatgtttagAACCatgtccagacaactcatacgCTCTAGTTTCACTTCAAGTCCAGTTAAGTTAGGACTAATGTGTGACAGGGTGTTCGCCATCAGGAATTATGGCCAAAAGGGAGGCATAAGCCATCCAACGCACAGCCATCTCTTCACAATCGCTTATGGACCtaaatgttttagtttttggggggtttttttggcAGTAACCAGTGTTGGTTCTATATTGGTTcagtatat
Encoded proteins:
- the LOC126388105 gene encoding olfactory receptor 1-like, whose amino-acid sequence is MSAVQSAATISNATFVRPAKFYLSGFSNVPHVKYFYVFLCFVYIMTVLGNSLLLSVIYLVKTLHTPKYMIVFNLALTDLCGSTALIPKLLDTFLFDRRYIVYEACLSYMFFVLFFGSMQSWTLVTMAYDRFIAICFPLRYHSIVTKPAIAAMLLFAWVCLSSLIGFIVALINRLSFCRSLVVKSFFCDHNPVYRLACNDTSINNIMAYVAFIVALCIPLVLIALTYVCISIALIRIASGEERLKAFKTCISHLILVAIFYVPLISTNIASVASYIHPNTRIINSTLTHTIPALLNPIIYSFKSEEVLNSIKKLYKRSMISNTTKKW